The genomic interval CCCATCCCGGGGTAGGGCCGGACGCGCCTCGGACCCAAGGTGGTGGCGGTGGGGGTGGGCCCATCGGGCGGGGGGTGTTTCGCCGCGGTTTTCGCGTTCTTCCGGATTCGGATTGCTAGGGTTCGTTGCCCGCTCGGATCGGATTAGCAGGATGAGAGAAGAGATCACCATCACCAACCCGGCGGGTCTCCACGCCCGCCCGGCCGCCGAGTTCGTGAAGCGGGCCAAGGCGTCGGCCTCGAACATATCCGTCACGGCCAACGACAAGACCGTCAACGCCAAGAGCATGCTGGGGATCCTCAAGCTGGGCGCCACGCTGGGCACCACGGTCACGATCGAGGTGGATGGCGACGATGCCGGCGAGGTCCTGGAGGACTTCAGGGATTTGCTGTCCGAAGAGGGCTGACCACTCGCCACTCGCCACTCGCCGCCG from bacterium carries:
- a CDS encoding HPr family phosphocarrier protein; protein product: MREEITITNPAGLHARPAAEFVKRAKASASNISVTANDKTVNAKSMLGILKLGATLGTTVTIEVDGDDAGEVLEDFRDLLSEEG